The proteins below come from a single Deinococcus aerolatus genomic window:
- the pruA gene encoding L-glutamate gamma-semialdehyde dehydrogenase, with protein MLKIQDYRPQPFIDFTQPENVQAYQAALKKVRAELLGKHYPLVINGERVDTAEKLESINPCDTSEVVGTTAKATTEDAERALDGAWKAFETWKTWDMDARARILLKASALLKARRLEACALMSIEVGKNYAEADVEVAEAIDFLEYYARSAMKYAGFGAHETTWFEGEENGLMSLPLGVGVSISPWNFPCAIFLGMLAAPIVAGNCVIAKPAEDAGLIAGFIADIMYEAGLPAGVLQFLPAVGKDVGEYLTTHARTRFITFTGSRAVGLHINEVAAKVQPGQKWIKKVVLELGGKDGMIVDETADLDVAVTAAVQGAFGFNGQKCSAMSRLIVVDAVYDDVVNGFVERASRLKMGTGEENANVTAVVNQMSFDKVKGYLDLAPQEGKVLLGGEAPGECGGKTGHYVQATIVGDVKRGARLAQEEIFGPVVAVIRAKNWQDALDIANSTEYGLTGGVCSRDRARLEQARQEFEVGNLYFNRKITGAIVGVQPFGGYNMSGTDSKAGGPDYLANFMQLKTVTERW; from the coding sequence ATGCTTAAGATTCAGGACTACCGCCCCCAGCCCTTCATCGACTTTACCCAGCCCGAGAATGTGCAGGCGTATCAGGCGGCCCTCAAGAAGGTGCGTGCCGAACTGCTGGGCAAGCATTACCCGCTGGTGATCAACGGCGAGCGCGTGGACACCGCTGAGAAACTGGAATCCATTAACCCCTGCGACACCTCCGAGGTGGTGGGCACCACGGCAAAGGCCACCACCGAGGACGCCGAACGCGCCCTGGACGGGGCCTGGAAGGCCTTCGAGACCTGGAAGACCTGGGACATGGACGCCCGCGCCCGCATTCTCCTGAAGGCCTCGGCCCTGCTCAAGGCCCGCCGCCTGGAAGCCTGCGCCCTGATGAGCATCGAGGTGGGCAAGAACTACGCCGAGGCCGATGTGGAAGTGGCCGAGGCCATCGACTTCCTGGAGTACTACGCCCGCAGCGCCATGAAGTACGCCGGTTTCGGCGCCCATGAAACCACTTGGTTCGAGGGCGAGGAAAACGGCCTGATGTCGCTGCCCCTCGGCGTGGGCGTCTCCATCTCGCCGTGGAACTTTCCCTGTGCCATCTTCCTGGGCATGCTGGCCGCCCCCATCGTGGCGGGCAACTGCGTGATCGCCAAGCCTGCCGAGGACGCGGGCCTGATCGCCGGTTTCATCGCCGACATCATGTACGAGGCCGGTCTGCCCGCCGGGGTGCTGCAGTTCCTGCCCGCCGTCGGCAAGGACGTGGGCGAGTACCTGACCACGCACGCCAGAACCCGCTTTATCACCTTCACCGGCAGCCGCGCCGTGGGCCTGCACATCAACGAGGTGGCCGCCAAGGTGCAGCCCGGCCAGAAGTGGATCAAGAAGGTCGTGCTGGAACTGGGCGGCAAGGACGGCATGATCGTGGACGAGACCGCCGATCTGGACGTGGCGGTCACCGCCGCCGTGCAGGGGGCCTTCGGCTTCAACGGTCAGAAGTGTAGCGCCATGAGCCGCCTGATCGTGGTGGACGCCGTGTACGACGATGTGGTGAACGGCTTCGTCGAGCGTGCGAGCAGGCTGAAGATGGGCACCGGTGAGGAGAATGCCAACGTGACCGCCGTGGTCAACCAGATGTCCTTCGACAAGGTCAAGGGCTACCTGGACCTCGCGCCGCAGGAAGGCAAGGTGCTGCTGGGCGGCGAGGCCCCCGGCGAGTGCGGCGGCAAGACGGGCCACTACGTCCAGGCCACCATCGTGGGCGACGTGAAGCGGGGCGCGCGGCTGGCGCAGGAGGAAATCTTCGGGCCGGTGGTGGCCGTGATCCGCGCGAAGAACTGGCAGGACGCCCTCGACATCGCCAACTCCACCGAGTACGGCCTGACCGGCGGCGTGTGCAGCCGGGACCGTGCGCGGCTCGAGCAGGCCCGCCAGGAGTTCGAGGTGGGCAACCTGTACTTCAACCGCAAGATCACCGGGGCCATCGTGGGCGTGCAGCCCTTCGGCGGCTACAACATGAGCGGCACCGACAGCAAGGCGGGCGGCCCGGACTACCTGGCGAACTTCATGCAGCTCAAGACCGTCACCGAGCGCTGGTAA
- a CDS encoding TSUP family transporter gives MPGPEVLLYGLPLAFLAGFIDAVAGGGGTITLPTLFFMGLSPAQVVATNKLMAIFGSASATVQYWRKGHVSLKLIVRLVPLALIGSALGAYLVKFVNPDAFRTLIGVVILGVGALVLVNKNFGLEDRYPGLTARTLALTLPGAFIIGIYDGFLGPGTGTFLMFMFALAGFNLVGASGNARTINFATNLGAFIFFLIGGKMVFWIGLPMGVANALGATLGARMAMLRGSAFVKWIYGGIVLVVAARLFLAG, from the coding sequence GTGCCCGGTCCCGAAGTCCTCCTGTACGGCCTGCCCCTCGCCTTTCTGGCCGGATTCATCGACGCGGTGGCGGGCGGCGGCGGCACCATCACCTTGCCAACGCTGTTTTTCATGGGGCTGTCTCCGGCGCAGGTGGTGGCGACGAACAAGCTGATGGCGATCTTCGGGTCCGCCAGCGCCACCGTGCAGTACTGGCGCAAGGGGCATGTGAGTCTGAAGCTGATCGTGCGCCTCGTGCCGCTGGCGCTGATCGGCAGCGCCCTGGGCGCGTATCTGGTGAAATTCGTCAATCCCGACGCCTTCCGCACCCTGATCGGCGTGGTGATTCTGGGCGTGGGCGCATTGGTGCTGGTCAACAAGAACTTTGGCCTGGAAGACCGCTACCCCGGTCTGACCGCCCGCACCCTGGCCCTGACCCTGCCCGGCGCGTTCATCATCGGGATCTACGACGGCTTTCTCGGCCCCGGCACCGGCACCTTCCTGATGTTCATGTTTGCGCTGGCCGGCTTCAATCTGGTGGGCGCCAGCGGCAACGCCCGGACCATCAATTTCGCCACCAATCTGGGCGCCTTCATCTTCTTCCTGATCGGCGGCAAGATGGTGTTCTGGATCGGCCTGCCGATGGGGGTGGCCAACGCCCTGGGCGCCACCCTGGGCGCCCGCATGGCGATGTTGCGCGGCAGCGCCTTCGTGAAGTGGATCTACGGCGGGATCGTGCTGGTGGTGGCGGCGCGGCTGTTCCTGGCAGGGTAG
- a CDS encoding DUF808 domain-containing protein, with protein MSGLVALLDDVAALAKLAAASVDDIGAAAGRAGVKAMGIVVDDTAVTPRYVTGFTPERELPIIWRIAKGSLKNKIVFILPAALLLSQFLPWALNPLLMLGGAYLCFEGAEKVYEAIWGHHEDGAEQVIKLTSTAHEEKMVAGAIRTDFILSAEIMAISLAEVATQPLFSRALILVLVALMITALVYGVVGLIVKTDDFGLKLAQSGSGVAQAIGRGLVKGMPMVMSALSVIGTAAMLWVGGHIIIDGLDKFGLTWPAHTLHDLALAAGHAIPFAEGVVEWLVDTLGSALVGLLLGGIIVAALHLRPAKKEAASH; from the coding sequence ATGAGCGGCCTGGTGGCCCTGCTGGACGACGTGGCGGCCCTGGCCAAACTGGCCGCCGCCTCAGTGGACGACATCGGTGCGGCAGCGGGCCGGGCGGGCGTCAAGGCCATGGGCATCGTGGTGGATGACACGGCGGTGACGCCGCGCTACGTGACCGGCTTTACCCCCGAACGCGAGCTTCCCATCATCTGGCGCATCGCCAAGGGCTCGCTGAAGAACAAGATCGTGTTTATCCTGCCCGCCGCGCTGCTGCTGAGCCAGTTTCTGCCGTGGGCACTCAATCCGCTGCTGATGCTGGGCGGGGCATACCTGTGTTTCGAGGGGGCTGAAAAGGTCTACGAGGCGATCTGGGGCCACCACGAGGACGGTGCCGAGCAGGTCATCAAGCTGACCAGCACCGCCCATGAGGAAAAGATGGTCGCGGGCGCGATCCGCACCGATTTCATCCTGTCGGCGGAGATCATGGCGATCTCGCTGGCCGAGGTGGCCACGCAGCCCCTGTTCTCACGTGCCCTGATTCTGGTGCTGGTGGCCCTGATGATCACGGCGCTGGTCTACGGCGTGGTGGGCCTGATCGTGAAAACTGACGATTTTGGCCTGAAGCTGGCCCAAAGCGGTTCGGGTGTGGCGCAGGCCATCGGGCGCGGGCTGGTCAAGGGCATGCCCATGGTCATGTCGGCGCTGTCGGTGATCGGCACGGCGGCCATGCTGTGGGTGGGCGGCCACATCATCATCGACGGTCTGGACAAGTTCGGGCTGACCTGGCCCGCCCACACCCTGCACGATCTGGCGCTGGCGGCGGGCCACGCCATCCCCTTTGCAGAGGGCGTGGTGGAGTGGCTGGTGGACACGCTGGGGTCTGCCCTGGTGGGTCTCCTGCTGGGGGGGATCATCGTGGCTGCGCTGCACCTGAGGCCCGCGAAGAAGGAAGCAGCAAGCCACTGA
- a CDS encoding proline dehydrogenase family protein — protein MIDQIYRKAVLTVSGQKFVENIVRKQGWGLAQRFVAGEEVDGAIAAVKELQTEGILGNLDLLGEFVASPDKANEFADKVLHLLDAAHAAGIMPYASVKLSAVGQGQTVDGQDLGLTNARRIVGKAKGYGGFICLDMEDHPRVDQTLSQFRTLAQEFGTQHVGTVLQSYLYRTEADRASLDDLKPNLRIVKGAYLEPESVAMPDKADVDASYRKLVYAHMAAGNYVNVATHDESIIEDVKHYALAHGIEKDAYEFQMLYGVRRDLQRELAAAGYRVRAYIPYGRDWYPYFSRRIAERPANVMFVLRGMLKG, from the coding sequence ATGATTGACCAGATCTACCGCAAGGCCGTCCTGACCGTTTCGGGGCAGAAGTTCGTGGAAAACATCGTCCGCAAGCAGGGCTGGGGCCTGGCGCAGCGCTTCGTGGCCGGGGAAGAGGTCGACGGCGCGATTGCCGCCGTGAAAGAGCTTCAGACCGAGGGGATCCTGGGCAACCTCGATCTGCTGGGCGAGTTCGTGGCCTCGCCGGACAAGGCCAATGAGTTTGCCGACAAGGTGTTGCACCTGCTGGACGCCGCGCACGCCGCCGGCATCATGCCCTACGCCAGCGTCAAGCTGTCCGCCGTGGGCCAGGGTCAGACGGTGGACGGCCAGGATCTGGGCCTGACCAACGCCCGCCGGATTGTGGGCAAGGCCAAAGGGTACGGCGGTTTTATCTGCCTGGACATGGAAGACCACCCGCGTGTGGACCAGACCCTGTCCCAGTTTCGCACGCTGGCGCAGGAGTTCGGGACCCAGCACGTCGGCACGGTGCTTCAGAGCTACCTGTACCGCACCGAGGCCGACCGCGCCAGCCTGGATGACCTGAAGCCCAACCTGCGCATCGTCAAGGGCGCGTACCTGGAACCCGAGAGCGTCGCCATGCCCGACAAGGCCGATGTGGACGCCAGTTACCGCAAGCTGGTCTACGCGCACATGGCCGCCGGCAACTATGTGAACGTGGCGACCCACGACGAGAGCATCATTGAGGACGTCAAGCACTATGCGCTGGCGCACGGCATCGAGAAGGACGCCTACGAATTTCAGATGCTGTACGGCGTGCGCCGTGACCTGCAGCGCGAACTGGCGGCGGCGGGCTACCGGGTCCGCGCCTACATCCCCTACGGGCGCGACTGGTACCCGTACTTCTCGCGCCGGATTGCCGAGCGTCCCGCCAATGTGATGTTCGTTCTGCGCGGCATGCTTAAGGGCTAG
- a CDS encoding OsmC family protein has translation MADIARKANAQWMGDLKGGKGNISTESGTVKDAQYSFGTRFENGTGTNPEELLAAAHAGCFTMQLCAILAGHGHDPQDVRTEATCEMVKDGAGFKVSAMRLNVRGKVGNIDQAEFDKHVAQAAQSCPLSKVMQGNVEITHEAVLE, from the coding sequence ATGGCAGATATTGCGAGAAAGGCGAATGCCCAGTGGATGGGCGACCTCAAGGGTGGCAAGGGCAACATCAGCACCGAGAGCGGCACGGTCAAGGACGCGCAGTATTCGTTCGGCACGCGCTTCGAGAACGGCACCGGCACCAACCCGGAAGAGCTGCTGGCCGCCGCGCACGCGGGCTGCTTTACCATGCAGCTGTGTGCCATTCTGGCCGGGCACGGCCATGATCCGCAGGACGTGCGGACCGAGGCCACCTGCGAGATGGTCAAGGACGGCGCAGGCTTCAAGGTCAGCGCCATGCGCCTGAACGTGCGCGGCAAGGTGGGCAACATCGATCAGGCCGAATTCGACAAGCACGTGGCCCAGGCCGCCCAGTCATGCCCCCTGAGCAAAGTCATGCAGGGCAACGTGGAAATCACCCACGAGGCTGTGCTGGAGTAA
- a CDS encoding alpha/beta hydrolase encodes MNSQEWMVPGAPVSGYVWPASNPRGAVLLSHGVGEYAARYVEHYHALIPTLTGNGFTVYAYDQRGHGHSQGPRAVVDLNVLVQDHLKARQALRERSGDDAALPLFAFGHSMGGLVTAASASRDPRGLAGVILSSPALLVGQKEPALLRRLAPLLARVAPAAPVSDLDTDGLSRLTGEVAAYKADELIYHGKVRALTAATMLGLSGRLWAGYPGWTLPTLVTHGSADTITNPAGSQRFFDTIASPDKTLIMQEGGYHELLNDEPRDDIRAALVAWLLQRS; translated from the coding sequence ATGAATTCCCAGGAATGGATGGTGCCGGGCGCGCCGGTCAGCGGGTACGTCTGGCCAGCATCAAACCCACGCGGCGCGGTGCTGCTCTCGCACGGGGTCGGCGAGTACGCCGCCCGCTACGTGGAGCACTACCACGCCCTGATTCCCACGTTGACCGGCAACGGCTTTACCGTGTACGCCTACGATCAGCGCGGCCACGGCCATTCGCAGGGGCCGCGCGCGGTGGTGGACCTGAACGTGCTGGTACAGGACCATCTCAAGGCCCGTCAGGCGCTGCGTGAGCGTTCCGGCGACGACGCCGCGCTGCCGCTGTTTGCCTTCGGCCACAGCATGGGGGGGTTGGTCACGGCAGCCAGCGCGTCGCGTGATCCGCGCGGGCTGGCTGGGGTAATTCTGTCCAGCCCGGCATTGCTGGTGGGCCAAAAGGAGCCGGCGCTGCTCCGGAGGCTGGCGCCGCTGCTGGCCAGGGTGGCCCCTGCCGCCCCGGTCAGCGATCTGGACACGGACGGTCTGTCGCGCCTGACCGGGGAAGTGGCTGCCTACAAGGCCGACGAGTTGATCTACCACGGCAAGGTGCGTGCCCTGACCGCCGCCACCATGCTGGGCCTGAGCGGGCGTTTGTGGGCCGGGTACCCCGGCTGGACGCTGCCCACGCTGGTCACTCACGGCTCGGCGGATACCATCACCAATCCGGCGGGCAGCCAGCGTTTTTTCGACACGATTGCCAGTCCAGACAAGACCCTGATCATGCAGGAAGGCGGCTACCACGAACTGCTGAACGATGAGCCGCGCGATGACATCCGGGCGGCGCTGGTGGCGTGGCTGCTGCAACGCTCCTGA
- the gluQRS gene encoding tRNA glutamyl-Q(34) synthetase GluQRS — protein MTAPVRPVVGRFAPSPTGAMHLGNARTALLAWLHTRVHGGRHILRFEDLDTGRVRDWAYDATRRDLEWLGLDWDEETRQSQRLPLYAAALDRLDTYPCTCTRREIAAAMQDSAGAPHGEEAVYPGLCRDGCDADRPAARRWRVPDRTVCITDDLTGATLCQSLPSDVGDFVLQRNDGVFAYHLAVVVDDADMGVTDILRGADLWTATPRQVALQEALGFPRPRYRHVPLMTGFRGERLAKRDGAPPLMALRKAGEEPGRVLSELAGSLGASPFDAVPDEVTTAELLSLWQASVHFHPVKSRSQT, from the coding sequence ATGACCGCCCCAGTCCGGCCCGTGGTGGGCCGCTTCGCCCCCAGCCCCACCGGGGCCATGCACCTGGGCAACGCCCGCACGGCGCTGCTGGCGTGGCTGCACACCCGCGTCCACGGGGGCCGCCACATCCTGCGCTTCGAGGATCTGGACACGGGCCGGGTGCGGGACTGGGCTTACGACGCCACCCGCCGCGATCTGGAGTGGCTGGGCCTGGACTGGGACGAGGAAACCCGGCAATCGCAGCGGCTGCCGCTGTATGCCGCCGCCCTGGACCGCCTGGACACCTATCCCTGCACCTGTACTCGCCGGGAGATTGCCGCCGCCATGCAGGACAGTGCCGGAGCGCCGCACGGGGAGGAGGCGGTGTATCCGGGGCTGTGCCGCGACGGCTGCGATGCCGACCGGCCTGCCGCCCGCCGCTGGCGCGTGCCGGACCGAACCGTCTGCATCACGGACGACCTGACCGGGGCCACCCTCTGCCAGTCTCTGCCGTCAGACGTTGGCGACTTTGTGTTGCAGCGCAACGACGGCGTGTTCGCCTACCACCTCGCGGTGGTGGTGGACGACGCCGACATGGGCGTGACCGACATCCTGCGCGGCGCGGACCTGTGGACGGCCACACCGCGTCAGGTGGCCTTGCAGGAGGCGCTCGGCTTCCCGAGGCCGCGTTACCGGCACGTCCCCTTGATGACCGGGTTCCGGGGTGAGCGTCTGGCCAAGCGGGACGGCGCTCCCCCGCTGATGGCCTTGCGGAAGGCGGGCGAAGAGCCGGGACGGGTCCTCTCCGAACTGGCAGGGAGCCTGGGTGCTTCACCCTTCGATGCCGTTCCAGACGAAGTCACGACTGCTGAACTCCTTTCGCTCTGGCAGGCGTCTGTACATTTTCACCCAGTGAAATCTCGGTCACAAACTTAG
- the msrA gene encoding peptide-methionine (S)-S-oxide reductase MsrA, with the protein MTDATSTPTSEIPTPETTGPQQAILAGGCFWCTEAVMQQVRGVTRIESGYIGGHTPHPDYRSVCSGETGHAEAVRVTFDPQQVSYKDLLGLFFATHDPTSMNRQGADVGTQYRSAVFPLTPEQERETREVMADLDAQGVFGQPIVTSVEPATEFHVAEDYHQNYYNDNSRQPYCAAVIAPKVAKLRRDYAEKLNA; encoded by the coding sequence ATGACAGACGCCACCTCCACCCCCACCAGTGAAATCCCCACTCCCGAAACCACCGGGCCGCAGCAGGCCATCCTGGCCGGCGGCTGCTTCTGGTGCACCGAGGCCGTGATGCAGCAGGTGCGCGGCGTAACCAGGATCGAGAGCGGCTACATCGGCGGCCACACGCCCCATCCCGACTACCGCAGCGTGTGCAGCGGCGAAACCGGTCACGCCGAGGCGGTGCGCGTGACCTTTGACCCGCAGCAGGTGAGCTACAAGGACCTGCTGGGCCTGTTCTTCGCCACCCACGACCCCACCTCCATGAACCGGCAGGGCGCGGACGTGGGCACCCAGTACCGCAGCGCCGTGTTTCCCCTGACCCCTGAACAGGAGCGCGAGACCCGCGAGGTTATGGCCGATCTGGACGCGCAGGGCGTGTTTGGGCAGCCCATCGTGACCAGCGTAGAGCCCGCCACCGAGTTCCATGTGGCCGAGGACTACCACCAGAACTACTACAACGACAACTCGCGCCAGCCGTATTGCGCGGCCGTGATTGCGCCCAAGGTGGCCAAGCTGCGCCGGGACTACGCCGAGAAGCTGAACGCCTGA
- a CDS encoding GntR family transcriptional regulator, whose product MTLSEQPTPAAFARPVLVRDGVYEHLRRAVLDGEIAPGGRIGEVELGERLGVSRTPIREAIMRLTQDGLLVAEANKGVRVRTVTAQEARDTYTVREELDGLAAALAAAAHSPADAATLRAALDAVNASQSQDYRQQTRLDLQFHRAITVAAHNATLSDLARDLEQRVALIKHQTRTYNAHPDTAAQHAAILRAVLDRDAGAAREAARLHVRTFGTLVMQELGAGA is encoded by the coding sequence ATGACCCTTTCCGAACAGCCCACGCCTGCCGCTTTCGCGCGGCCCGTGCTGGTGCGTGATGGGGTGTACGAGCATCTGCGCCGCGCTGTGCTGGACGGCGAGATCGCTCCCGGTGGGCGCATTGGTGAGGTGGAACTGGGCGAGCGCCTGGGCGTGTCCCGCACCCCCATTCGGGAAGCGATCATGCGCCTGACCCAGGATGGCCTGCTGGTGGCCGAGGCCAACAAGGGCGTGCGTGTCCGCACCGTCACGGCCCAGGAGGCGCGGGACACCTACACCGTGCGTGAGGAACTCGACGGTCTGGCCGCCGCCCTGGCCGCCGCCGCCCACAGCCCTGCCGATGCTGCAACATTGCGGGCCGCGCTGGACGCTGTGAACGCCTCGCAGTCGCAGGATTACCGCCAGCAGACCCGTCTGGACCTCCAGTTCCACCGCGCCATTACCGTGGCCGCCCACAACGCCACACTGAGCGATCTGGCACGCGATCTGGAGCAGCGCGTGGCTTTAATCAAGCACCAGACCCGCACCTACAACGCCCACCCCGACACGGCGGCCCAGCACGCCGCGATCCTCCGTGCCGTGCTGGACCGCGACGCGGGGGCCGCCCGCGAGGCTGCCCGCCTGCATGTCCGCACCTTCGGCACGCTGGTGATGCAAGAACTGGGGGCCGGTGCCTGA
- a CDS encoding phytoene desaturase family protein, whose product MDGPLNSGLDIGMLGGGLAGLALASLLAGRGHRVTIYERDRAGGKLRRERVGGLAFDTGPSLFTFPGVWQAFLRRLGEADPLALQPLPGGLGIHHTPFGAVPLPVPPGHPLSAAWEGYRAKVGPLAPHIVPLLTTPPRLTDPVFLRASRALFRVVGPHPTAEGWIRAQKLPPALAHAIRTHALNAGLSPADAPALYALIPALVGAEVYRPVAGMGALLDTLIEYATARGVQLREGAEVTGLKGATLTLNGGEVAQYDLLVSALDPHRLATLRGSPIVSLRSKRTVSGVAIYAALPEAAPLPATSVIPPSDFQTFRAAIRAGALPPDTLALVHADGRKLAVLLTAPATACPLGLDHPWVRAQVARVERTLGMPGRLASADDVLALTPAHYAAGGHPGGAIYGAALPFWRGGPLHPQPHRLTTRLWQVGTGVHPGGGIPAILGGAMMVDTLLAEAQKKALPVKGGPG is encoded by the coding sequence ATGGACGGGCCTCTGAACTCGGGTTTGGACATCGGCATGCTGGGCGGTGGGCTGGCGGGACTGGCTCTGGCCTCCCTGCTGGCCGGCAGAGGCCACCGCGTCACCATCTACGAGCGGGACCGTGCGGGCGGCAAATTGCGCCGCGAGCGGGTGGGCGGACTGGCCTTCGACACCGGCCCCAGCCTGTTCACCTTTCCAGGCGTGTGGCAGGCGTTTCTGCGGCGGCTGGGCGAGGCTGACCCGCTGGCCCTGCAGCCGCTGCCGGGCGGCCTGGGGATTCACCACACCCCGTTTGGAGCTGTGCCACTGCCAGTGCCGCCGGGGCACCCGCTGTCCGCGGCCTGGGAGGGGTATCGCGCCAAGGTTGGGCCGCTCGCGCCCCACATCGTCCCGCTGCTGACCACGCCGCCGCGTCTGACCGATCCAGTTTTTCTGCGGGCCAGTCGAGCACTGTTCAGGGTGGTCGGTCCACATCCCACCGCCGAGGGCTGGATTCGGGCTCAAAAGCTCCCTCCTGCGCTGGCCCACGCCATTCGCACGCACGCCCTGAACGCGGGCCTCTCCCCTGCCGATGCGCCGGCCCTCTACGCCCTGATACCGGCGCTGGTGGGCGCGGAAGTGTACCGGCCCGTAGCGGGGATGGGTGCCCTGCTGGACACACTCATTGAATATGCTACGGCGCGCGGCGTGCAGTTGCGGGAAGGCGCAGAGGTGACGGGACTTAAGGGAGCCACCCTGACCCTGAACGGTGGCGAGGTGGCTCAGTATGATCTCCTCGTCAGCGCGCTTGATCCGCACCGACTGGCAACATTGCGCGGCTCGCCCATCGTTTCCCTTAGATCAAAACGCACGGTGAGCGGTGTGGCAATCTACGCAGCGTTGCCCGAAGCGGCGCCACTGCCCGCCACCTCCGTCATCCCACCATCCGACTTTCAGACGTTTCGCGCTGCCATCCGGGCCGGGGCGCTGCCGCCCGACACGCTGGCCCTGGTGCATGCCGATGGGCGCAAGCTGGCCGTGCTGCTGACCGCCCCCGCCACGGCCTGCCCGCTGGGGCTGGACCACCCCTGGGTGCGCGCCCAGGTCGCACGGGTGGAACGGACGCTGGGGATGCCGGGGCGGCTGGCCTCTGCCGACGACGTGCTGGCCCTGACCCCCGCACACTACGCGGCAGGCGGCCATCCCGGCGGCGCGATCTACGGCGCAGCCCTCCCCTTCTGGCGCGGTGGCCCACTTCACCCCCAGCCCCACCGCCTGACAACCCGGCTGTGGCAGGTGGGCACCGGCGTGCATCCCGGCGGCGGCATTCCAGCGATTCTGGGCGGGGCAATGATGGTAGACACGCTGCTGGCCGAGGCCCAAAAAAAAGCCCTCCCGGTAAAGGGAGGGCCTGGATGA
- a CDS encoding UbiA family prenyltransferase, whose translation MRTRVLISPLTLPLRRLLVVSRPALWINTVGTLVTGVWLTGRLYTLDPGVLALLLYLTLPFNLLIYGLNDLSDREEDARSSRKGGWQGARLTVAEGGPLLTMTLAINLPGLLGLAVILPPAASAVLAVSAALFAAYSLPPLRLKGRPFLDGLSNVAYALPLALPALTLGTPVPWWPLLALMAYSVGKHAFDAAQDIPADREAGTHTVATVLGVRGTALYALTWFVVAGALLLPVSALTALALWLTCGGMALALLRDPTPVRAARLYPLSIVTPWIVGAVAGVGLVYLLARGLWTGL comes from the coding sequence ATGCGAACGCGCGTCCTGATTTCCCCCCTCACCCTGCCCCTGCGCCGACTGCTGGTCGTGTCGCGGCCCGCGCTGTGGATCAATACGGTGGGCACGCTGGTCACGGGCGTGTGGCTGACGGGGAGGCTGTACACGCTGGACCCCGGCGTACTGGCGCTGCTGCTGTACCTGACCCTGCCGTTCAACCTGCTGATCTACGGCCTGAATGACCTGTCGGACCGCGAGGAGGACGCCCGCAGTTCGCGCAAGGGCGGCTGGCAGGGCGCACGCCTGACCGTGGCCGAGGGTGGCCCGCTGCTGACCATGACGCTGGCGATCAACCTGCCCGGCCTGCTGGGGCTGGCGGTCATCCTGCCGCCTGCCGCGTCCGCGGTGCTGGCAGTGTCCGCCGCTCTGTTCGCGGCCTACAGCCTGCCGCCGCTGCGCCTGAAGGGCCGCCCGTTTCTGGACGGCCTGAGCAACGTGGCCTACGCCCTGCCGCTGGCGCTGCCCGCACTGACCCTGGGAACGCCGGTACCGTGGTGGCCCCTGCTGGCGTTGATGGCCTATTCGGTGGGCAAGCACGCCTTCGACGCCGCACAGGACATCCCCGCCGACCGCGAGGCCGGCACGCACACGGTGGCGACGGTGCTGGGTGTGCGCGGCACGGCCCTGTACGCGCTGACGTGGTTCGTCGTGGCCGGGGCGCTGCTGCTGCCGGTCTCGGCCCTGACGGCGCTGGCATTGTGGCTGACCTGCGGAGGCATGGCGCTGGCGCTGTTGCGTGACCCCACCCCCGTGCGGGCCGCCCGCCTGTACCCGCTGAGCATCGTGACCCCGTGGATTGTGGGCGCGGTGGCAGGGGTGGGGCTGGTATATCTGCTGGCCCGTGGGCTATGGACGGGCCTCTGA